DNA sequence from the Candidatus Cloacimonadota bacterium genome:
ATGGAGGCAGTTTCAGTAGTCAGATGACAACTTGGTTGAATACAGGTGTCTCATATTTCAATTATCGAGGCTATCTGGGAATGAGTGGCTTTGGCAATAGCGAAATCAACAATCTTTCCAATAACTTTATGTTGCCATTTGCAGTAATAATGACATGTGGAACTGGAAGTTTTGCCTTAGAAACCGCCCGTTCGGAGGTGTTTATTCGAGCTGGAACTCCCACCAATCAAAAAGGTGCAATTGCTGCGGTAGGAACTGCCACCTGGGGAACTCATACCACTTTCAATAATTGCGTGGATCTGGGAACGTATTACGGACTTTTTGCCGATAAAATCTACAATCCTGGCGGAGCCTTGCTAAAGGGAAAACTTCATCTTTACAATAGTTTTCCGAATAATCCTTCCAATAAAGTAAATATATTTTCTCACTGGAATACAATGATGGGAGATCCGAGTGTTCATTTGTGGACTGGAGTTCCTCAGAATATTACTGCTACTTACAATGACGAATTAAACGTGGGAACGAACTTTATAGAAGTTCTTGTAGAGGATGAATTTGGACTGCCGGTCGAAAATGCCTGGGTTTGTGCTCTTTCTGATGATGGCAATATTTCTGTGAATGGACTTACTTCTGAAGATGGTTACATTTATCTGGAAAATGAATTTGATAATACTTCTTTTACTTTAACGATTACAGCTCATAATTTTATTCCACATCAGGATGAAATTGATGTAGTCAATTCTACTGTTTTTGTGAACGTAGATGATTATAATATTGATGATGATAATACTGGAACATCCGGTGGAAATAATGATGGTTTGATAAATCCTGGTGAGGATATAGAACTTGGTGTGGATCTGCATAATTTTGGTTCAGGAACTGCTAATTCTGTTACCGGAACCATTTCTTCTCCGAATACCAATATCACGATAACTGATGCTCAGGAAGATTTTGGAAATATTGCTGCTGGATCTACACAAAGCAGCGCAGACGATTTTGATTTTAACGTTGCTGAAAATACTTTAGGTGGAACTGAAATTCAACTTGATCTGGTAATTGAAGATAACAGCGGCAACAGCTGGATCGATCATCTTTTCCTGCCGGTGGATGGCATAAATCTTTATGTAAGTGATTATACGATCGATGATACGAATGGAATCTGGGAACCTGGTGAAACTGTAGATTTGATCGTAACTTTATTCAATACTGGCAGCATTGCTGCAACTGGACTTCAGGGAGAAATTTTCTGTGATGATCCAGGTATCAGTTTCATTGATAGTTTGGGAACATTTGAAACTATTCAGCCGGGAAGTGAAGGCGATAATGATTTTGATAGGTTTGAGATATCTGCCAGTGATGATGCTATTAATGGATCTCAAGTTACTTTTAATCTATTTCTTACAGACTCCAATGGTTTTGAACAAACCATAAACCTGATAGTTGATTTAGGAACTGTAACTGTAAGCGATCCATTAGGACCAGATGCTTATGGTTATTTTGCTTATGATAGTGGCGATTCTTCTTACGATCTGGCTCCGGTTTACAGCTGGATCGAGATCGATCCAAATTATGGTGGTTCAGGAACGAATTTGAATTTGAATGATAACGGCGATACTGGAGATGTAACAGATGTGGCAATGCCCTTCGAGTTTAATTTTTATGGTTACAATTACGATTTAATCTCTGTTTGCAGCAATGGCTGGATTGCTCCAGGTGGTTCGGAACAAGCTTCCTTTATGAATACGAATATTCCCGCTCCTCATGGGCCAAATCCTATGATAGCTGTCTTCTGGGATGACTTGAAAAATGGTAATGGGGATGTTTTCTATTATTACGATACATCGATGCACATTTTTATCGTAGAATGGTCACGAATGCAATCCGATTGGAATAATTCAGAAGAAACTTTCCAGGTAATGATTTTTGATCCCGATTATTATCCAACTCAGTCTGGAGATGCGGAAATTATTATGCAATATCACACGATAAGTAATTCCAGCGTTGGAAGTTACAGCGGCGGGGTGCAACACGGTCAATATGCCACTGTAGGTTTGGAAGACCAGACAAGTTTTGTAGGACTTGGTTACACTTACAACAACAGTTATCCTACGGCAGCGATGACGTTGCAAAACGAAATGTCGATTAAATTCACGACTGTTGGTGGAGGAGCAATGTCACCTCCAATTTTGCAATTAAGTCAAACAAGTTTTGATTTTATTGTACAGCCTGGCAATACTTCAACTCAATCTTTGGATATTACAAATATCGGAGAAGCAAATCTTATCTACAGTTTTTCCAAAGTATATCAAAATATATTTGATAATTCACGCAATCAAGGCGGACCTGATAATTACGGTTATGTCTGGTACGACAGCAATGAACCTGGTGGACCTGAATATAATTGGCGCGATATTTCTGGGTTGGGAACAGCTGTTACATTCCCACACAATGATGAAGGAACCGATCTGATGCCGATCGGGTTTGATTTCGATTTTTACGGAACTATCTATTCTCAATTCCGTATCAATCCAAATGGCTGGATCGGATTTGGTGATGATAACACAGAATGGACGAACACATCACTTCCCGATATCGATGCACCAAGACCTGCTATTATGGGTTTCTGGGATGACCTTAATCCCCTGGAAGGCGGAGATGTTTATTATTATAGCACATCCGATAGTTTAGTTGTCTGGTTTGATGATGTAATACATTATGTTGGTAATAATAACGGCACTTACGATTTTGAAATGATAATTTATGCCAATGGTGAAATGCTTTTTCAATATCGAGAGGTTTCGGGAGATATCGATACAGCAACAATTGGACTTCAGAATGACGATGCCACTGATGCTCTCTTGATTTCTTACAATACAAATTATGTGCAAAATGAACTGGCAATCGGCATCAAGAAAGTTGACGATTGGCTGAATGCATTACCTGTGAGTGGTTTTGTGATGCAGAATGAAACAGCTACAGTAGACATCATTGCCGATGCAGAAGATTTAACAGCAGGAACTTTTTATTGTGACTTGATATTGACGACCAACGATCCAGATGCACAATCCACGT
Encoded proteins:
- a CDS encoding choice-of-anchor D domain-containing protein; protein product: MKYIIYVLLIVSFSILSAEWIDLDSDRTELFDHTSNDLFLTNINFNLDGYTTEKVVITGEEFTKISYFDEGKTMELGKPEFPQFTRLYAVPNYGKIELEINSFQKTVLNNFKPYPSQEMAEDKERDSFFIDEQFYLGEQTFPTRIAEIGEPVILRDIRLVPVTINAFQYNSSTNEIIIYNNVDVTVSCDPTETGINEKRNQKQLSRTFEPIYSSTIQNYDLITSNRDDDYQQPCILFIYLNDNSVLSTLEYLSNWKKEMGYEVHIASTSATGTGTSSIKNYIQNAYDNWTNPPEFVAILGDAIGQYSIPTYFENWSGYNGEGDHPYSQLEGNDILADVILGRMSFESINELQTIVSKILGYEKTPFMANTGWYDKALMVGDPSSSGPSCIFTKQSIVEMMSYYAPNIDCEEVYGGSFSSQMTTWLNTGVSYFNYRGYLGMSGFGNSEINNLSNNFMLPFAVIMTCGTGSFALETARSEVFIRAGTPTNQKGAIAAVGTATWGTHTTFNNCVDLGTYYGLFADKIYNPGGALLKGKLHLYNSFPNNPSNKVNIFSHWNTMMGDPSVHLWTGVPQNITATYNDELNVGTNFIEVLVEDEFGLPVENAWVCALSDDGNISVNGLTSEDGYIYLENEFDNTSFTLTITAHNFIPHQDEIDVVNSTVFVNVDDYNIDDDNTGTSGGNNDGLINPGEDIELGVDLHNFGSGTANSVTGTISSPNTNITITDAQEDFGNIAAGSTQSSADDFDFNVAENTLGGTEIQLDLVIEDNSGNSWIDHLFLPVDGINLYVSDYTIDDTNGIWEPGETVDLIVTLFNTGSIAATGLQGEIFCDDPGISFIDSLGTFETIQPGSEGDNDFDRFEISASDDAINGSQVTFNLFLTDSNGFEQTINLIVDLGTVTVSDPLGPDAYGYFAYDSGDSSYDLAPVYSWIEIDPNYGGSGTNLNLNDNGDTGDVTDVAMPFEFNFYGYNYDLISVCSNGWIAPGGSEQASFMNTNIPAPHGPNPMIAVFWDDLKNGNGDVFYYYDTSMHIFIVEWSRMQSDWNNSEETFQVMIFDPDYYPTQSGDAEIIMQYHTISNSSVGSYSGGVQHGQYATVGLEDQTSFVGLGYTYNNSYPTAAMTLQNEMSIKFTTVGGGAMSPPILQLSQTSFDFIVQPGNTSTQSLDITNIGEANLIYSFSKVYQNIFDNSRNQGGPDNYGYVWYDSNEPGGPEYNWRDISGLGTAVTFPHNDEGTDLMPIGFDFDFYGTIYSQFRINPNGWIGFGDDNTEWTNTSLPDIDAPRPAIMGFWDDLNPLEGGDVYYYSTSDSLVVWFDDVIHYVGNNNGTYDFEMIIYANGEMLFQYREVSGDIDTATIGLQNDDATDALLISYNTNYVQNELAIGIKKVDDWLNALPVSGFVMQNETATVDIIADAEDLTAGTFYCDLILTTNDPDAQSTLIPVQMLVSADFPQIELSQYSFDFGTVYPGEPVQDTLTVTNLGNQILSVSDITTDLAEYSVDITNFDLNSGQSQDVVITFEVQDNSTYDGILTVFSNDPINGEETVDLNGDSIYPICGFDPTHFDFGEVDLNEEVTDTLMVENTGFENLVVSDITNLNNVFTISPTNFVVAPDEAAEVYISFTPEAEIEYADTLWFSVNDDAIFSTLSIVTLLGEGIINVNAGDIIPTVTQVAQNYPNPFNPATRINYSISQACDVKIVVYNIKGKRVKTLVQDFHEPQNYSVVWQGKDDNGKHVSSGVYFYKFEAGKVKKIQKMLLLK